A region of uncultured Desulfobacter sp. DNA encodes the following proteins:
- a CDS encoding pyruvate, water dikinase regulatory protein, whose protein sequence is MKATLATGKFQMIYIASCGEGVNAFHLVESTLVQFPDADISVVKVPRIRTESQVDDLIDKVKDIESIIVHTIVDSNLRRYLTRKGMENHIVTIDLMGPIISKIETFLDRPPLEIPGLYREIHLVNLEQVSAIDFALAHDDGLNPESLNEAEIVLIGLSRAGKTPLSMYMSVLGWKVANIPFVPGVPMPQSLGLVDRRRVFALNINPEQLQAHRKMRQESLGAKDIYAYSGREEIEKEIENAQRYYITKGFSMINVSNKPIETSAEEVIEMITRRFKANAHIKG, encoded by the coding sequence ATGAAAGCCACACTTGCCACCGGCAAATTTCAGATGATATACATCGCCTCCTGCGGCGAGGGGGTCAATGCGTTTCACCTTGTGGAATCCACCCTTGTTCAGTTTCCTGATGCCGATATCAGCGTTGTAAAAGTTCCACGGATACGCACGGAAAGCCAGGTCGATGATCTCATCGACAAGGTCAAGGATATCGAAAGCATCATTGTTCATACCATTGTTGATTCGAATCTTCGCCGGTATCTTACACGCAAAGGCATGGAGAATCATATTGTCACCATTGATCTGATGGGCCCCATTATTTCAAAAATAGAAACGTTTCTTGACCGTCCGCCCCTGGAGATCCCAGGGCTTTACAGAGAGATTCACCTGGTGAATTTAGAACAGGTTTCTGCCATTGATTTTGCTCTTGCCCATGATGACGGTTTGAATCCCGAGAGTTTAAACGAGGCTGAAATTGTATTGATAGGTCTGTCCAGGGCCGGGAAAACACCGTTGTCAATGTACATGAGCGTTTTGGGGTGGAAAGTGGCCAACATTCCTTTTGTTCCGGGTGTTCCCATGCCCCAGAGCCTGGGCCTTGTGGACCGGCGCCGGGTGTTTGCATTGAACATCAACCCGGAACAGCTTCAGGCGCACAGGAAAATGCGTCAGGAGAGCCTTGGGGCAAAGGATATCTATGCCTATTCCGGCAGGGAGGAGATCGAAAAGGAGATCGAAAACGCCCAGAGATATTATATTACCAAAGGCTTTTCCATGATCAATGTGAGCAATAAACCCATAGAGACCAGTGCCGAAGAGGTCATTGAAATGATCACACGCAGGTTCAAAGCCAATGCCCACATAAAGGGCTGA
- a CDS encoding peptide chain release factor-like protein — MPGPDIEKIRALEKKMNELGIYKKDILEKFIKSSGRGGQKLNKSASAVFLTHLPTSVSVKFGKHRSQHLNRFMALRYLVEKIEQLKSGVPDAKALKIARMKKQKQRRRKKALNKVEN, encoded by the coding sequence ATGCCTGGTCCTGATATAGAAAAAATAAGAGCTCTTGAAAAGAAAATGAATGAGTTGGGGATTTATAAAAAAGATATCCTGGAGAAATTTATAAAATCCTCGGGCCGTGGCGGCCAAAAGCTCAATAAATCCGCATCTGCCGTATTTTTAACCCATCTGCCCACCAGTGTAAGCGTAAAATTCGGGAAACACAGATCCCAGCATTTGAACCGGTTTATGGCTCTGAGATATCTGGTGGAGAAAATCGAACAGCTAAAATCCGGAGTGCCCGATGCCAAGGCCCTGAAAATAGCCCGGATGAAAAAGCAAAAACAGCGTAGAAGAAAAAAGGCACTTAACAAAGTGGAGAATTGA
- a CDS encoding PAS domain S-box protein: MSQRESYRNLEEKIQALEFENVTLKQDIAKLKDFRNIECIFKTAPIGLAVLIDQKIVRANRCLCEITGYSMAELTGSDTRMFFPDEVSYRDIISQKAHHDVLYGRKSIEAKWRTKDGRMIDVSLTYGLIDEIDFSKGRTVTVQDITTQKRNVAEKEQSQKERELLLAAMEQSPQAIFITNSEGIIEYVNLAFEHQTGYCRPDCIGMDLRMLRSHKHDRQFYINLWAAISSGRMWSGSMVNKKRDGALYTADMTISSVKDENGDITNYVCVQRDISNEIKINEKIARIQKVESLGTLTGGMVHDLNNMLLPILGNTELMLLGRSVHSDATIEMLEQIYESALQAKDLVHQVQSFYRHKKIERHPLQIQNSIDTVLKLMRYGIPSNISIKKVVDPNCPSILGDSTQIHQIILNLVSNGIHAVGKTHGVIKISLMPVHVHDADTNDGVKPGNYICLSVSDTGAGMSTQVMKHIFEPFFTTKGSEKGTGMGLAVVYGAVKEMRGSIRVSSRLGKGSEFRIYFPYHSQKCCTPKIHTLAGNEVTDSEERINVLFVDDEELILKVAKSMLDRLGCHATLMADPLTALAHFEKESTAYDLVITDMYMPPMNGDCLAKHIRAIHRDIPIFFCTGFSNDITLDMMKRIGIKAVLSKPLSIKEISDKIQRILKPAHSVI; the protein is encoded by the coding sequence ATGTCTCAAAGAGAGTCATATAGAAATTTAGAAGAAAAAATTCAAGCGCTTGAGTTTGAAAATGTCACTTTAAAACAAGACATTGCCAAACTTAAAGATTTCCGTAACATTGAATGTATTTTTAAAACCGCGCCCATAGGCTTAGCCGTATTGATTGATCAGAAGATTGTCCGTGCAAACAGGTGCTTATGTGAAATAACCGGCTACTCCATGGCGGAGTTGACAGGCTCTGATACAAGAATGTTTTTTCCTGATGAGGTGTCGTACCGGGACATTATAAGCCAGAAAGCCCACCATGATGTCCTGTATGGCCGTAAAAGCATTGAAGCCAAGTGGCGGACCAAAGACGGCCGAATGATTGACGTCAGCCTTACCTATGGCCTCATTGATGAAATTGATTTTTCAAAAGGCAGGACCGTCACCGTTCAGGATATCACCACCCAGAAAAGAAATGTTGCAGAAAAAGAACAATCTCAAAAAGAGAGAGAGCTGCTTCTTGCTGCCATGGAACAGTCCCCCCAGGCAATTTTTATTACAAATTCCGAGGGGATCATTGAGTATGTTAACTTGGCATTTGAGCATCAGACCGGGTATTGCCGGCCGGACTGCATCGGTATGGATCTGCGCATGCTCAGGAGCCATAAACACGACAGGCAGTTTTATATTAACCTGTGGGCCGCCATAAGTTCCGGACGCATGTGGAGCGGCAGTATGGTCAACAAAAAAAGAGATGGTGCATTATATACTGCGGACATGACCATCTCGTCAGTCAAAGATGAAAATGGTGACATTACCAATTATGTGTGTGTGCAGCGTGATATTTCCAATGAAATTAAGATTAATGAAAAAATTGCCCGGATCCAGAAAGTCGAATCCCTTGGTACCCTGACAGGCGGCATGGTTCATGATCTTAATAATATGCTGCTTCCCATCCTGGGGAATACGGAACTTATGCTTCTTGGCAGATCGGTTCATAGTGATGCAACAATAGAGATGCTTGAACAGATTTATGAAAGCGCCCTTCAGGCCAAGGACCTTGTGCATCAGGTCCAGAGCTTTTACCGCCACAAGAAAATCGAAAGACATCCGTTACAGATACAAAATAGTATAGACACTGTTCTCAAACTGATGAGGTACGGTATTCCGAGCAATATTTCCATAAAAAAAGTTGTGGACCCAAATTGTCCTTCCATTCTTGGGGATTCAACCCAAATACACCAGATTATATTGAACCTGGTCAGCAATGGCATACATGCTGTGGGCAAAACACACGGCGTAATAAAGATTTCTTTGATGCCTGTACATGTCCATGACGCCGATACCAACGACGGTGTCAAGCCGGGAAATTATATTTGCTTAAGTGTCTCAGACACAGGTGCCGGCATGTCAACCCAGGTGATGAAGCATATCTTTGAACCGTTTTTTACCACCAAGGGCAGTGAAAAGGGAACCGGCATGGGACTGGCTGTTGTTTATGGTGCTGTCAAGGAGATGAGGGGCAGCATCCGGGTGAGCAGCCGGTTGGGCAAGGGAAGTGAATTCAGAATATATTTCCCATATCATTCACAAAAATGCTGCACCCCAAAGATTCATACGCTGGCGGGCAATGAGGTTACCGATAGTGAAGAGCGCATCAATGTTCTTTTTGTGGATGATGAGGAGCTTATTCTCAAAGTGGCAAAATCCATGCTGGACCGCCTGGGGTGTCACGCCACGCTCATGGCTGATCCTTTGACTGCCCTGGCTCATTTTGAAAAAGAATCAACGGCCTATGACCTTGTGATTACGGATATGTATATGCCGCCCATGAATGGCGATTGTCTGGCGAAACATATAAGGGCAATTCACCGGGATATTCCAATATTTTTTTGCACAGGTTTCAGCAATGACATTACTTTGGATATGATGAAAAGAATCGGTATAAAGGCCGTGTTGTCCAAGCCGCTTTCCATAAAAGAGATTTCTGATAAAATTCAACGCATTCTAAAACCTGCACATTCTGTTATTTAA